The window TGGAGGTGCTGGCGCTGGATGGGGGCTGAGCAGCCGTccttgtgcaggaggaaggtgGCCCCATAGTCCTTGTTCCAgcactggatggtgacattGGTCCCTATCTCCACACATTCCTCAGGGCTCAGGGAAATGCTGGGAGGCAGGAAATGTCGATCCGCATGAACGGAGGGTACAGCTGTGGGACACGGGCCTGTTGGGATCAACCAGAGccacctgctgtccccagggcccacacctgtcagcaccagctccacagGATCACTCTCCTTGGATGGCATTCCTGGCCAAGACGCCCGGTACTGACACTGATATGTACCTGCGTGCTCCCGATTTGTGCTGAAGAAGTAGAAATCAGTCGTGTTCTGCTACTTGTTCTTCCCCTTGTTG of the Meleagris gallopavo isolate NT-WF06-2002-E0010 breed Aviagen turkey brand Nicholas breeding stock unplaced genomic scaffold, Turkey_5.1 ChrUn_random_7180001916250, whole genome shotgun sequence genome contains:
- the LOC109364772 gene encoding killer cell immunoglobulin-like receptor 3DL3; this translates as MPSKESDPVELVLTGVGPGDSRWLWLIPTGPCPTAVPSVHADRHFLPPSISLSPEECVEIGTNVTIQCWNKDYGATFLLHKDGCSAPIQRQHLHVVGTATFTIFGVTPADSGTYRCSYRPWAYPFVSSPLGNNVT